From the genome of Fusarium oxysporum f. sp. lycopersici 4287 chromosome 3, whole genome shotgun sequence, one region includes:
- a CDS encoding hypothetical protein (At least one base has a quality score < 10) has protein sequence MPRTPGRPADHQVHREFITLASDASSGFKNSRVKCKHCGHEITKGTTRQKKHLLRHCPNYKRQQQSQQPQLTHHFPVVDKTFKQMLDELAAIAIFADGRPFNLFESKRMRILLSKLNTAWQPPSRRRVQRLLAPTYSQYHNQVQAILDQAEHINVIFDASDNITSHRIINISIQVANGTAFYWKTFDTGQIQHTAEHYIDLLYPELEIICKGNFLRINSFCTDTDSVMRKAHVHFGSKKGIPTFASFPSAIHMGYSYSIKDILEQPFFEEAFKSATLIVTFFKKSKLQLARLREAQKAAWGHHKAFLSAVITRWGSQFNALQSVLRCKEPLQAYARRPDVRAELASGSLELLPKVLESVNNPHFWIRLETVLAIIKPVNSRQRASEADRAHIGHVIPRWLEIKAEWKALDESQQHQDVNFSELYSVWLNRMDKQTYDIHYAGFALRPDTVGTKLEEQLMMKVLQFFKSAVNPADYINIVREFNHFRAQSGGRFAAGGLVYSKEWTPLDAWMLLDNQGSKLAALAVRIFGTIANSVPSERSFSAVNFLHSKARNRLTPANADKLAFIYMNERVLERITQSQNQPLDHRNDHSTVVSWEDLTEDGWLTLEDTYMEIHCASNLEVDAVVGEFTHQPASDGEETVVDTLEVEDGSESEGAGEKLT, from the exons ATGCCCAGAACCCCTGGAAGGCCAGCCGATCACCAGGTCCACCGAGAATTTATCACGCTTGCCTCCGACGCTAGTTCGGGTTTCAAGAACTCTAGAGTCAAGTGCAAGCACTGCGGCCACGAGATAACCAAGGGCACTACTCGTCAGAAGAAGCACTTACTTCGCCATTGTCCCAATTACAAAAGGCAGCAACAgtctcagcagcctcaactTACTCATCACTTTCCTGTAGTGGACAAGACCTTTAAGCAGATgcttgatgagcttgctGCTATAGCAATTTTTGCTGATGGCCGTCCATTTAACCTCTTTGAGTCCAAACGAATGCGGATTCTGTTGAGCAAGCTAAACACTGCCTGGCAACCACCGTCTCGTCGCCGAGTACAGCGGCTGCTAGCCCCGACTTATTCTCAGTACCACAATCAAGTCCAGGCTATCCTCGACCAAGCAGAACATATCAACGTAATCTTTGACGCCTCAGACAACATCACAAGTCATCGAATTATCAATATCTCGATACAGGTGGCAAATGGTACGGCGTTCTACTGGAAGACGTTTGATACAGGACAGATTCAACACACGGCTGAGCACTACATCGATCTTTTGTATCCTGAGCTGGAGATAATTTGCAAGGGCAACTTCTTGCGAATTAACTCGTTTTGCACAGATACGGATAGCGTGATGAGGAAAGCTCATGTGCATTTTGGCAGCAAGAAAGGAATTCCAACATTTGCTTCTTTTCCCTCTGCGATTCACATGGGCTACAGCTACTCCATCAAGGACATCCTAGAGCAGCCGTTCTTTGAGGAGGCATTCAAAAGCGCTACATTAATTGTcaccttcttcaagaagtcGAAACTGCAGTTGGCTCGATTGAGAGAAGCACAAAAGGCAGCTTGGGGCCACCATAAGGCGTTTTTATCTGC TGTAATCACACGCTGGGGCAGTCAGTTCAATGCTTTACAGTCAGTTTTACGCTGTAAAGAGCCTCTCCAAGCATACGCTCGCCGTCCTGACGTAAGGGCAGAGCTAGCCTCCGGCTCtctcgagcttcttccaAAGGTGCTGGAGTCTGTCAATAACCCTCACTTCTGGATACGCCTAGAGACTGTTTTGGCCATAATTAAGCCTGTCAACAGTCGTCAGCGTGCCTCAGAAGCCGATCGGGCTCACATCGGCCATGTGATTCCTCGTTGGCTGGAGATTAAagcagaatggaaagcaCTTGACGAGTctcagcaacatcaagacGTGAATTTCAGCGAGCTGTATTCCGTATGGTTAAACCGTATGGATAAACAGACATATGATATTCATTATGCGGGATTTGCATTACGGCCTGACACAGTCGGGACTAAGCTTGAAGAACAGCTGATGATGAAAGTGCTGCAGTTCTTTAAGTCAGCAGTCAATCCTGCTGACTACATCAATATTGTTCGAGAATTTAACCACTTCCGAGCACAATCGGGCGGCCGGTTTGCTGCAGGAGGCTTAGTCTATTCAAAAGAATGGACTCCATTAGATGCTTGGATGCTTCTTGATAACCAAGGCAGCAAGCTGGCTGCACTTGCAGTCCGGATCTTTGGAACCATAGCCAATTCAGTTCCCTCAGAGAGATCATTCTCGGCAGTTAACTTCCTCCACAGCAAGGCACGCAACAGACTCACACCAGCCAACGCTGACAAGTTGGCGTTCATCTACATGAACGAACGGGTGCTAGAGAGGATAACGCAGTCTCAGAATCAACCTCTTGATCATCGCAATGATCATTCTACGGTGGTCAGCTGGGAAGATTTGACAGAAGACGGTTGGCTTACACTCGAAGATACGTATATGGAAATTCATTGCGCATCAAATCTGGAAGTTGACGCTGTTGTCGGCGAGTTCACTCACCAACCCGCCTCCGACGGAGAAGAGACAGTGGTGGACACACTTGAGGTCGAAGATGGGTCAGAGAGCGAAGGAGCGGGGGAAAAATTGACCTAA